The genomic stretch CTCAGTTTGTACAGGTTTACATTTAATCAAATCATTGtagctttccttttttgttctaAAGTCAATGTGTGAAGCACTGAAGCTCTTTAGTAAACTAATCATCTAAGTATTTCTTAATGACGTTGATATGATATGTGCTCAAGAAAACAATCATGGAACCGTAGAGCAAAAGTACAACACTTGAAAAACGGCTGACCACTAATCAATGTGCAAATGGGCTTGATTCAAGCGCAAAACCCCTCCTCTCGCCAATCTCCCTAATATGTGATCCCTTCGTATCTCAGATGTTTATCCCAGTAAAGAGAATGGCAAAAATCTGCTGTTCTCGATATACCTGACTTCTACTAAAACCCCCATCATCTTTGTGCAAAGAGGatagaagaaaaacaatctcTGAAACAGAAATCTTCCAGCACTCTCACTGGTGTACGAAATAAAGATCACAAAGAGCAAAAGAGAGCGAACTGCCAGCCAGGACCCATAAACGAGGCAATCTAGCCTCACTACTGCATTCCCCCAAAAAGGGCGAAAATCTCTGCtttcactcaaaaaaaaaaaaaaaaaagacagaaaggaacTTTCCACATTCATTTCCTTTCTAAATCtaaatgggacaaaaaaaaaaaattaacgAACGGATTTGGGTAAAGGTACACACGAGTTCCAAGCACACACCTTCTGAACAAATCTGTCAGGAAAGAAATAGTTCCAACACCAGATGTCagtgctctctttttttttttttcctcgaCCCCGTCATGCAGAATCAACCATTCTCCTTCCACAAAATACGAACCTGCTTTCAATGTTGCTAACACATTCAAATTTATAGAGCTCGAGTGTTGAAAACAAAACCTCGCGCTTGAAGCTGAACCTTTGACCAAGGAAGAACCAAGGGCTTCCTGCTCGCCATGAACGGAGGATAGCCCGCTCCTTAACTCAGTCCGTCACGGAGACAGAACTGTGCAACTGAAATAACCACGACCCCGGGAAACAAGGAGAAACACTGAGAAACACCGCTACTAGCCGAAAGGAGAGTTATCATCAGGCCTGTAAGCTGAAGCTGTTACcgaaaaaaaatgaaaaatttccgCTGCTACGTGAGGATAAAGATGACGAATACGCATTGACACCAGCCAAAAAAACACGTGGGGAAAAAAGATGACATTTCGAGAATATTTAAAACCAGAAGAAGCTTACGCTTTACAGACCTGCGGTGCATCGGGATTGGCGGGCGGCTCTCCCGTCACGGCGGTACTGCCCGGGCTCGGCTTGTCGCAGGAATCGCCGCCCAGAAGCTCCTCCGCCGACAGGATGGGcaccggcggcggcggcggccaaGCGGCCTCGGGCAGGGCGCGGGCCGGCGGCGGCACGCACAGGTTGTAGGAGTAGGGCAAGGTGCCCTCGCAGAAGTCGGCCGGGAAGGCGGCGCCGGGCAGCGAGAAGCGCTGCGCGCCCAGGCAGCGCAGCACGGCGGGCGGGCCGGCCCGGCGCAGCCGCGCCAGCACGGCCAGCGCCACGCTCAGCACCAAGAGCGCCGAGAGCAGCGCCAGCGCCAGCACCAGGTAGAACTGCAgctcggccgccgccgcctcggcgGCCGCCGGGCGCTCGCTCAGCTCCGGCAGCGCCTCCCGCAAGCTGTCGGCCAGCAGCACGTGCAGCGTGGCCGTGGCCGAGAGCGCCGGCTGCCCGTGGTCCttcaccagggccaccaggcgCTGCTTGGCCGCGTCCCGCTCGGCCACGGCGCGCACCGTGCGCACCTCGCCGCTGTGCAGCCCCACGCGGAACAGCGCCGGCTCCGACGCCTGCACCAGCTCGTAGGACAGCCACGCGTTGCGCCCCGCGTCCGCGTCCACCGCCACCACCTTGGCCACCAGGTAGCCGGCCTCGGCCGAGCGCGGCACCACCTCGAAAGGCGGCGCCGCCCCTCCCGCAGCCTCTCCCGCCGCCGCCCTTGCCGCCGCGGCGGGCCAGAGCACCCTGGGCGCGTTGTCGTTGCGGTCCAGCACGAAGACGCGCACCGTGGCCGTGGAGCTGCGCGCCGGCGAGCCGCCGTCCTGCGCCCGCACGGCCACCGTGAACTCGCGGCACTGCTCGTAGTCCAAGGAGCGCTGCGCGTACAGCGCGCCGCTCCGCGCCTCCACCGACACCAgcggcgccgcgcccgccgcgcccgcgctgccgcccgccAGCCAGTAGCTCACGCGCCCGTTGGCGCCCGCGTCCGCGTCCCGCGCCTGCACGCGCAGCACCAGCGCGCCCGCCGCGTTGTTCTCCGCCACGTACGCGCTGTACGCCGCCTCCTCGAACACCGGCGCGTTGTCGTTCACGTCCGacacctccagcaccagctccctgctgctccacagcgCCGGCCTGCCCCGGTCCCGGGCCACCACCGTCACGCGCTGCTCGGACACCTGCTCGCGGTCCAGCGGGCCCGATGTCACCACCTTGTATGAGCCGCCCGACGACGCCACGATCGACAGCGGCGCCTCTCCCGACAGTTCGCACGACACCTGACCGTTCTCGCCCGAGTCCAGATCCCGAACTTTCAGCAGAGCCACCACAGTGCCGGATGGTGCGTCCTCAGGCACCGGACTCGACAGAGACAGAATGTTGATCTCTGGCGCGTTGTCATTCTCGTCCGTGATATCGATCTGCACTTCGCAGTGATCAGTGAGCCCGCCGCCGTCCGTCGCCTCCAAGCCAAAAATGTATCtattttcctcctcaaaatccAGTGGACCAACCGTCCTGATCTCTCCACTCTCGCTGTCGATAGCGAACAATGAGGGCACGTCGTCTGGGACGTTGCCAAAGGAGTAGGACACTTGCCCGTTTGAGCCCACATCCGCATCCGTGGCCCGCACCCTCAGCACCAGAGACCCCGCCTGCAGATTTTCCGCCACTCGTGCCTCGTAGACGCTTTTGCTGAACACGGGTGGGTTGTCATTTGCGTCTGTCACGTTGACATGAATCAGGACAGTCCCAGATCTCGCAGGTTCCCCGCCGTCCACTGCTGTCAGCACCAGCTCAAAGAAACTCTGCTTCTCCCGGTCCAGCGGTCTCTCCAATACTAATTCCGGCTGCTTCTTTCCACCCGGCTTTTCTTTCACTGACAGTGAGAAGGACGGGTCGCTGGTGAGTTGATAAGTCAGCACTGAGTTGGTTCCTGCGTCTGCATCTCGTGccatttccaaaggaaaacgAGCACCGGGAGGGATTAATTCACTGATCTCGAAGtccacagcagctttgctgaaaACTGGCGAGTTGTCATTCACGTCTTCGATGGACACCTCGACATGGAAGACGTTCAGCGGGTTGTGCATCAGCGCCTCAAAGCTGACAGAGCAGGTCGGCGACTTGCCGCACATCTCCTCCCGGTCCAGCCTCTCGTTCACGTACAGGTTCCCGTTCTCCTCATTCACTGTGAAGTATTGCTTCTCCTCGCTCAGCCGCAGCTTGCGCGCCGGCAGCTGGTCCGCGCTGAGCCCCAGGTCCCGCGCCAGCGGCCCCACGAGCGAGCCTCTGGCCAGCTCCTCGGGGATGGCGTAGCGGAGCCGCTCGGCCGCCGCCCGGCACCACACGCACAGCAGCAGCGCGGCCAGCAGCGCTcgcccgccgcccggcccgcgCCTCTGCCGCCGCCTCACCGCCATTCTCTGCCCGCTGCGCTCGCCGCGCTCCTGCCTCCTGCCGCTGCCCTGCCTCCCTTCAAGCCGCTCTCGCCGCCCAAAACAGACACCGCTGAAAGGCAGCCAGACCGCTCGGCCGCCtcgccgccgctgctgctgtTGGCGGTGCCGCTGCCGCTGTGGCCGGCGCCGGGCGAGCGAGCAGCCTGCGGGGGCAGGacgctgcggcggcggcggcggcggctccagCGCCGCTCGGCGGCGGCCAACAGCGACACCCGGAGGCGCCGCCACGACACTGCAGCCGCCGCATGGCCGCGCTCAAGGGGGCCCGGCTTTGGGCGGGGCTCAGCGGCTGCACCGGCCCCGGGGCTCTCTTTGATTGGAATCTACAAGAGCAGAAGCTCTTCTTTTATGTTGAGCGGAAAACCTAACGATTGCAGGAACAACAGTCGTGCCATAcctaaagggtttttttttgtagctgcaGGAAACATTTAAGCTAGTATTATGCAGTGCCATAGACTTTCCATCTTGTTGATGGAGGTGGCATGAAAACGGAGAAGGAAACAATTATGCATGTTAGAACAATTAAGAAGTTTCGCTCTTGCTGTCAAAGAATTAAACTCTTGACTCGAGTTTACAACCAGAatgcagagaggcagaaggaaatCCTCTCATTTTTAACCACTGCTTTCACCTTTTCCAAACCCACTCTATTAGTTTACACGGAAATTGCAAATGCTTCATTTTCCCGACCCTGTCTCTGAATCCCATGCAAAAGCGTGAATTCGACGTCATTTTATAAAGTCAAGGTTCAGTTCTGATTTagaacagtttttaaaacagataaCGAAATGTGAGGCCTATAGTCAGTGGACCTGAATTCAAAGCAACATTACTGTCCATaccttgcagaaaaaaagaaactgcaaatCATTACACTGACTCcaatccaggaaaaaaagcaaagtcagTGATGGTGCTTGAAACCTCAAATTCTAAGGCCTGCCATAAGAATTGATTTCACATTCgtattgctttaatttttcaagcTGCTACTCAAAAGTCCTATCAACTGGCCAACCTAGATGTCAAAGGATAGTATGAACATTAGTACATTTTTAGTAATTTCGAATTATTAAtatcaaaaccccaaatctctctCTGACCTTGCTGAGGAAGTTATATCATTCCTCTGGTCTTCAGAGTTTTGCCACAATTCTGCCTTAAAATGATCACCCCCACACATGATGAAAGGTCACTGAAATCTCAAGATTTAAGCTAGGTAAGATGCACTCATTTGAAAGGGCTACTAGGTCTCTCTTGACAGCATCTAATGATTTTAGTAAATTTTAGGCAATGCTTTTATTCAGAACAAGAAAACTGCTTCTAAGTAAAACACTTCCCACTCTCCCACATGGAACTGGTTATTCTCTCTTGTGCCACTTCCAGGCCTGTACTGTGTGGGAAATCACAGTGGGACACATAGTCAGGTAGTCCTGAGAGACATAAGAACAATCCCTAGGCAGGTGGGGTTCACCAGCAGCACTCTACAGTCTGGACAATGTTCCAGAGCTTGCCAGAGGGAGATCAGAGGTGCTGCTATGTAATAAAGCTCCTTGAtcttttttaatgcttattaCCCACTTGGAGTAAGCTGCAGGTAGGGCTGTGTGCAAGTGCTGGCCCCAAGGTCCTTCTTGCAAAGCAAGAACCTCAAATCTCTCACTCATTTCTGGTtattaagaaacaaaaccaaaagctgTTACTGGCCCCTACAAGGTAAATACTGGACTCCTCTAAAGTACAGCTGGTTTTACACATCTCTGCCTAAAACCATGAACTCCCAGAACACCCAAAAATCAGTGAGGTCTGAACGGAGGCCTGCAATCAAGGCCCCTAGGTCTTACTTTGGATTACATTGTATGGGGGTCCATACCTGAAAATTTACCAGTTCTTGCTAAATTTTCTACTTGGTGACCTGTTAACTTCCTAGAAAGATGAAGCCACAAGTCTAAATGCAGTATCAAAGGCCTTTATGTGAACAGAACCATGGGAACCTCAGTTTTAGCTTCTGTAAAATTTTACTCACACGAAATATTCTGTCTTGCTTTGGTTTGCAAGGCAGGTTGGTATTTCATGCAAAACAACACAAGCTACAGATGCAAAAGAACAGTCTGCAGATGGAAAACATGAACCATAACTTTCCAGGAAACAAAACCTGAAGGAAGATCCATGGTGGGAAAATGCCGTTACTGCTTTCATGAAAATCTCCATCAAAATGTCACAGAGATgtataaatggaaaaaagaattttcacaCTGGAATCATAACCTGTTCTACCCATACATCAATATTTCTACATCTCCAACTCTACAGAACTTGCAGATCTGCTTCTGAGGCACATAACAGGCAGAAATAACTCATGAAATGATATTGCATCATGATCATACCAAGAAAGAAGGTACATTTGTGTGCTTAGTGGTATTCTCAGAAGAATGACATGCAGTCATCCAAAAGAGAATGGATCATCTGACTGTTTGCTTAGAGGCAATCTCTTCTCCCCTCTTATCACATGCACAGTTGCACAAAGATGCAACTTTTTCTAAGGTGATATGTAGGTCTATTAACCCATAGCAATACTGAACAGAAATGTAcccccctctcctgctctccacacCAGCATTTACATGACCAGAAAATACATTCCTAAATGAAGATATATCACTACTTAAATGAAACCTACATACACAGAAGATCAGcaaggggtggggggggggttgAGGCTGGAACTGAATAAAA from Camarhynchus parvulus chromosome 13, STF_HiC, whole genome shotgun sequence encodes the following:
- the LOC115908823 gene encoding protocadherin gamma-B5-like, with amino-acid sequence MAVRRRQRRGPGGGRALLAALLLCVWCRAAAERLRYAIPEELARGSLVGPLARDLGLSADQLPARKLRLSEEKQYFTVNEENGNLYVNERLDREEMCGKSPTCSVSFEALMHNPLNVFHVEVSIEDVNDNSPVFSKAAVDFEISELIPPGARFPLEMARDADAGTNSVLTYQLTSDPSFSLSVKEKPGGKKQPELVLERPLDREKQSFFELVLTAVDGGEPARSGTVLIHVNVTDANDNPPVFSKSVYEARVAENLQAGSLVLRVRATDADVGSNGQVSYSFGNVPDDVPSLFAIDSESGEIRTVGPLDFEEENRYIFGLEATDGGGLTDHCEVQIDITDENDNAPEINILSLSSPVPEDAPSGTVVALLKVRDLDSGENGQVSCELSGEAPLSIVASSGGSYKVVTSGPLDREQVSEQRVTVVARDRGRPALWSSRELVLEVSDVNDNAPVFEEAAYSAYVAENNAAGALVLRVQARDADAGANGRVSYWLAGGSAGAAGAAPLVSVEARSGALYAQRSLDYEQCREFTVAVRAQDGGSPARSSTATVRVFVLDRNDNAPRVLWPAAAARAAAGEAAGGAAPPFEVVPRSAEAGYLVAKVVAVDADAGRNAWLSYELVQASEPALFRVGLHSGEVRTVRAVAERDAAKQRLVALVKDHGQPALSATATLHVLLADSLREALPELSERPAAAEAAAAELQFYLVLALALLSALLVLSVALAVLARLRRAGPPAVLRCLGAQRFSLPGAAFPADFCEGTLPYSYNLCVPPPARALPEAAWPPPPPVPILSAEELLGGDSCDKPSPGSTAVTGEPPANPDAPQVCKA